GAAGTTTTTTTAACTATGAAATTTCGCAGGCAAAAAGGGAATATCTGCAGTCGATTGTAAATTTTGAGAAAATATTGAAGGTGCGAAATAAACTTATAAAGGAAAAAAAGACTGGAGAGGAAATTTATAAAATTTATAATGAAAAATTTATTGAGGAAGGGCTGAATATTGTTTTAAATCGGCGGGAATTTATAAAAAAATTATCAATTTTGCTAAATCTAAATTATAGAAAGTTATTTGATGAAAATTCGGAACTTAAATTAAAATACGACTGTTTTCTTGGAGATGTGGAAAAGAAAACCAGGGAAGAGTTGAAGGGGAATTTTGAGTTAATGTGCAAAAGAAAAAGTGAAAGGGAAAAATTTTTAGGGTATAGTTTGCTTGGACCGCAAAAGGATGATTTTATTTTTGAATTAAATGGGAAAAATGCAAAGGCATATTCTTCTCAGGGAGAAAAAAAATCTATAATTTTTTCGCTGAAAATATCAGAAATTGATATTTTAATAAAAGAAAAAAATGAGTATCCGATCTTTATTATGGATGACATTGCTTCGTATTTTGATGAAGTGAGAAAAAAGAGCATTTTAAATTATTTTTTGAATAAAAAAATTCAATGTTTTATAACTTCAACAGAGGATTTGGGGATAGAAGGGAAAAAATTCATTGTGGAAAGGGGAAAAGTTACAGCAGAATAATTTTTTTATGGTTCTGCTGTATTTTGGATAGTTTGCTTGACAATTATATAATTTTACGATTGCAGTTAGATAATAATATAAAAAAATTTGGTTTATGAATAGATTTGAAATAAAAAAATAAATAAAAGGGTTGAAAAATGGAAGGAATTAGAGAATTAAAAAGTTTGGCATTAGAGGCGATTGAGAAAAAAAGTTCACTTTTGAAAAATGAGAAATATATTTTTTTGAAAATTAAAAGAAACTGGAAGCAGATCGTGAATGGTCCGATTGGTGAAAAAACTAATCCAAAGGGGCTGTTTAATAAAAATTTAGTTGTAGTTATTAATGATAATGTTATTTATCATACGACAATAATGTGTGCAGAAGTCATAAGGGAAAAAATAAATACTTTCCTGAATGGAGAATTTGTGGAAAGCATAGAGTTTATGAAAGTAAATTATAAGGTAAAACGTGATTTGCTGGATGAACTTATTGAAAATGAGGAAAATAGAGGGACAATTCGAGTTGGAGAAATTCCGAGGGGAAATATTGGAAAAAAGAAAATAAATGTTGAATCAGAAAATAAAATTACTGAAAAAATAAAGGATATTGTACTTTCTCCAGAGGAAATTAAGGAAATTCATAGAAATATTGATAAAATTGATAAAAAGTATGAAGATATTGCTAGAAGTTTGGAAAAAGTTGCAATAAAATTGAAAAAGAGAGAAAAATATTTGAAAAGTATTGGGTATGTTGAATGCGAGAAATGTAAAATTCTGTTTTTGCAGGAAAGCAATGAAAAATTGTGTTTTGAGTGCAGAATGAATGAGAAAAATTGGAAATTTCAGAAAATATCAAATTTAATAAAAGATAATCCGTATATATCTGAAAAACAGGCAGTTAGAATAGCAAATACAGATAAATCCACATACTATAAGGCACGGGATATTTTGGCACAGCAGACTTATAACGATATGCTTTATTATTGTGTGGAAAAAAATAAGGAAATTTCTGTAAATGGAGATTATGAGTTTGAAATTCGGAGCGAATCACGGGAAGATGTGGAAAAATTTATAAAAAATTATGTGGATTATAAAATTGGAAGTGATAATGAGGAGGTCTTTAAAATTGAAAGGAAGGCGGTTTTGAGAAGGTTGAAAAGGGATGTCAGGTTTAGGCTTGAAAATAGCAGGAGGTATTGATTTTATTTTGCCATTTTATCGAAAAATTACAATTATTTCAAAAAATATGTTAAAATAATATATCTTATATTATTTTTATTTGATAGGATTTAGTATTAACTATTTGATTCAAAAGAAGAAAGAGAGTAAAAAATAAATAATGAAAAAAATATTTTTGATAGTTGGAATAATGTTGGGAATTAATGGATTTTCAAGTGAAAATATTGATAACAATGCAAAGATGAAGCAGTCTGTAATTGCTGCAACATATACTTATCCAGATGGGAAAAATTTGTTTTGGGATGATATTTTGGCACTTGGGAAGGATAAAGTTCCCTATGTGCTGATAAATCCAGATAACGGGGCAGGGAAAAAGATTGAAATGAATTACGTGACTCAAATCAAGAAAAACAAGGAAGCTGGGATAAAAAACATTGCTTATATTTCTACAAATTATCAGAAAAGAAATATTGAGAAAGTGAAAGATGAAGTTGACAGATATTTGGAGTTTTATGGCAGGGATAATATAAATGGATTCTTTTTTGATGAAATTGCTTCGGATACTTTGCAGCAGGTAAATTATATGAAGGAAATTTTTGATTATGTAAAAGGGAAGTCTAAAAGTAATCTTGTAATTGCTAATCCAGGAGCACCGATTACTGATGCAATTTCGACTTATGCGGATATTTTTGTGACAAGTGAAGTAAGTGCAAATGTTTATATTAATAAGTTTGAGAAGCCAAAATCTGATTTTGAAAAAAATGAGGTTAATGTAAAACATATCTGGCATATTGTACATAGCGCTAACCCTAAGGAATATGCAAGAATTATAAGATTATCAAGAGAGAGAAATGCAGGGTGGCTTATGATAACAGATGATGTTATGCCAAATCCTTATGATAGGGAGCCATCTAGATTTATGGAAATGGTAAATATGATTAATAAGTAATTTTATTATTATCATTGGATTTGTTAGAAGTAACCTGAAATAAAGGAATTGATCTTGAAAAATACTGTATTAACTGGGTTTTATAGATTTTTGTAAATTACAGAAGAATTTAAATATAAATGGAGAAAAAATGTATATTAAAGAATTATTGAAGGAAGCGGATAAGTCGATGGAAAATTACAAGTATGACGATGCGCTTGTGTATTTGAAGTCGGTGCTTGAAATTGATGAGAGCAACTATTCGGCGCTTATGACACTTTCCAAAATTTATACAGATTTTGGGATGTTTGAGGAAGCGAAGGAGTATGCTGAAAAATTGTATAAAAAGTATCCTGAGAGTAAGGATACGCTTTTTACGTTGGGATTTGTTTATCAGTCGCTGGGAAGACTGAAAAAGGCGATTTCGCTTTATAAAAAATTTTTAGATATAGAAAAAAATTATTTTGTGTATCTTAATATGGGAATGTCTTATGCTTTGTTGAAGTATTATAGAAAGGCAATTGAAAATATTAATATTGCGATAGAAATGGAGCCTGAAAGTTCGGAAGCGTATGTTGAAAAGGGAGATTGCCTTACAATGATGGGGAAATATGATGAGGCGATTTCTGAATATGAAAAATTGTTAAATTCTAAATTTAATGAAGTGGAGGAATTTTCACTTTATGCACGAATGGGCGATACAATGGCTTATGCGAATAATATAAAGGAAGTTATAAAATATTATAATATTGCTATAAATTGTGAAAATGTGGAAGATTACGTGTTTGAAGATTATTTTGAGATATTATTTAGAGCAGAGCAATATGAGGAAATAAGGCTATTGCTTTTAAACTATGAAAATGCGACAAATGAAAATAAGGAACTTTCACGAATAAAAATGCTGAATTTGCAGGGAAGATTTTTTGTGAAAATTGCAGATTATGAAAATGCACAGAAAGTTTGTGATAAAATGATAATTTTAGAGCCTGAAAATTTTAGGCATTATGTGAATTTATCTTATGTTCTGGAATTACAGCATAAATATGACGAGGCGCTTGAATGTGTAGATAAGTTGGGGAAAATTATGGAAGATAAGGAATTTTCCAAGGAATTGAAAAAAAGAATAAGGAAAAATAAGAGAAAATTTGAAAGGGAAAGCAAGAAAAATTCTGAAAAGTAAAGAAATTTAAAAAATAAAAAAATTATGGGGATTTTAAATGGAAGAAAAAAAATATGAAGTTAATAGGAAATATGATGAAAAAACACTGGTAAATGTATTGAAAAATTTTGATAAAGCTGGGGAATATGTTGTAGAACCCGGGAGAAATGAGATAAAAAGATTTGAAATAGATTTTGAAAATAATTTGGAAAACGTGAATTTAAAAAGAAAAAAACATAATAAAATTGATGATTTAAAAAATAAAAAAATGATAAATGTAAAAAAATTTAAGAGAAAGGATTTTATTACAAATTTTTTCTATAAATTTAAAGGTTCAAAGGCAAAACGTTCTTATGAGTATGCAAAAAAATTATTGGAATACAAAATAAAGACGCCAGAGCCGATTGCTTATTTTGACGATTTTGTGAATGAAAATAATAAAAAAAATAGTTATTATATAAGTGAAGAGCTGAAATATGATTTTACCTGCAGGGAAGTTTTCTGGCCTGAGGATATTGAGGAGGAAAAGGCTAAGCAAGGGGAAAATTATAAAATAAGTGAAGAAATGGAAAGAATGTTTGCAAAAGTTGAAAAAAATCGTGAAAAAATAATAAAGCAGTTTGCAAGATTTTCATTTAATTTGCATGAAAATGGAGTGGAATTTGAGGATTATTCGCCTGGAAATGTGCTAATTAAGGATAAAAGCGGGAATTATGAATTTTATCTTGTGGATTTGAATAGAATGAAGTTTAATGTGAAACTTAATTTAAATAGAAGAATGAAAAATGTTTCAAGAATGATGGAAAATGAAAAAATAGCAAAAATTTTTGCTGATGAATATGCGAAGTGTTATAAACAGCGGGAAGAGACAGTTTTTAGATTTTTGAGATATTATATTAGAAAACATAAGAGATATGTTGATTTTATGGATATTACACGTCCATTTAGAAATATTTTTAAAAGAAAAAAATAAGAGTAAATTGAAAGGAAAATAAAAAATGAAAAATTATGATGTAATTGTTGTTGGAGCGGGACATGCTGGAGTGGAAGCTGCACTTGCTGCTGCTAGATACGGGCTGAAAACAGCATTGTTTACAATATATCTTGATAATATTGCGATGATGTCGTGCAATCCGTCGGTTGGAGGGCCTGGAAAAAGCCATCTGGTGTCGGAACTTGGGATGTTAGGCGGAGAAATGGCTAGACATATTGACAATTATAATTTGCAGCTGAAAAATTTGAATCATACGAAGGGGCTGGCTTCACGAATTACTAGAGCACAAGCTGATAAATACTGGTATAGAATTAAAATGAGGGAAATTATTGAAAAGCAGGAAAATTTAGAATTAGTTCAAGGGATTGTTGTGGATTTGACTGTGGAAGATAAGAAGGTTATGGGAGTGGAAGATAATCTTGGGATTAAATATGGGGCAAAGGCTGTTGTCTTGTGCACTGGAACTTTTTTAGGCGGAGAATATGTTATGGGGGATGTAAAGTATTCTTCAGGACGGCAAGGAGAGCCTGCAAGCGTGGATTTACCAGATAGGCTTGCAGAATATGGATTTGAACTGGACAGGTATCAAACTGCAACCCCTCCAAGAATTGCCAAATCTTCAATTGACTTCTCTAAAATGCAGGAATTAAAAGGAGAAGACAAACCACGATATTTTTCTTATGAAACAAAAAAAGAATATAACTCAACTTTGCCAACTTGGCTGACATTTACAACACCTGAAACTATTCGTGTGGGGCAGGAAATGCTTAAATATTCGCCAATTGTGACAGGAGTTGTAAGTACAAAAGGTCCTCGGCATTGTCCTTCACTTGATAGAAAGATTATGAACTTTCCAGAAAAAACAAATCATCAGATATTTCTGGAACAGGAATCTGTAGAATCAGATGAAATTTATATAAATGGATTTACAACGGCAATGCCTCCATTTGCACAGGAAGCGATGCTAAAGACAATTAGCGGGCTGGAAAACGCCAAAATTGTACGTTATGGATATGCGGTGGAATATAATTTTGTACCTGCTCATCAGTTGAAATTGACGCTTGAAACAAAGGTTCTGGATGGACTTTACACGGCAGGGACAATTAATGGAACGAGTGGATATGAAGAGGCTGCCTGCCAAGGATTTATAGCGGGAGTTAATGCTGCGAGAAAAATTTTAGGGAAAAAGGAAATTGTAATTGATAGAAGTGAAGGATACATTGGTGTTTTGATTGATGACATAATAAATAAAAAAACGCCAGAACCTTATCGTGTATTGCCTTCGAGAGCTGAATACAGGCTAACTTTGCGACAAGATAATGTTTTTATAAGACTTTTGGAAAAGTCGAAGGAAATCGGGCTGCTAAATGCTGAAAAATTAGTCGAATTGGAAAATACTTGTTTTGAAATTGAAAATGAAATTGAAAGATTAAAAAAGATTACTGTTTATCCGACTAAAGAAAATAATGAGAAATTACTAGAAATTGTGGAAAAACAAAGCCAATCAGAAAATGTAGAAATTGAAAAAAATAGTAAAAATAGTATGAACAGTCCTGTTTCAGCCTTTGAATTTCTTGCAAGAAAAGAAATCAACTATGATAATTTAAGTGAATTTGTGGAAACTGTGGAATTATCTGATTTGGCGAAGGAGCAAGTGGAAATAAATGCGAAATATAATGTGTTTATTGAAAGGGAAAAGGCGCAGATTGAGAAATTTAAAAAGCTGGAAAAAATGGTAATCCCAGAGGATTTTGACTATGAAAGTGTAAAGGGGCTTAGCAATATTGCGATTTCTGGACTTGTGTATGGAAAGCCTGAAACGATTGGGCAGGCTAGCAGAATTAGTGGAGTTACTTATAATGATATTTCACTTTTAATTGCAATTTTGAAGAATTAAAAATATTATATTTTGAAATTCATAGATTTTTACAAGTGACAAATAAGATAAGAATAGATAACTGCAAAAGTAAAATCTTTAAAAAATTATCAACAATGTATTTATAGTAAGAGGTCAAAACTTCTTGGCATAAAGTGAAGAAAATAAGAAAATTGAACATAAAAAATATAGTATTTATTGGAGTTTTTAGAGTTTTACAGATAACTAAAAAAAGTAAAAAAGGAGAAATAATTTAATGAAATTAATAGTGGGACTTGGAAATCCTGGAGAACAGTATAAATTAACAAGGCATAATATTGGATTTATATTTATTGACGAATATTTGAAGGAAAATAATATAAGCGATATGAGGGAAAAATTTAAATCTCTGTTTGTTCAGACAAATTATAATGGGGATAAAGTTTTTTATCAAAAGCCGACTACATTTATGAATTTGAGCGGAGAAGCGATTGGAGAGGCTGTCAGATTTTTTAAGATTGATCCCAAAACTGAGCTTTTTGTAATCTATGATGATATGGATATGCAGTTTGGAAAATTGAAAATTAAGCAAAATGGAAGTGCGGGCGGACATAATGGGATAAAATCCATTATATCACATGTTGGAAATGAATTTGTGCGAATAAAGTTTGGAATTGGAAAACCGAAGACGAAGGAAGAGACGTTGGGATTTGTACTTGGGAAATTTTCGCCAGAAGAAAAGGAAGTCTTAAAAGATTCGAGAGAAAAGATTTTTAATTTGATTGATGATATAAAGGACGATATGACAGTACAAAAATTAATGAATAAATATAATACTAAATAAGCTGTCTATAATATCAGTAAATTTATTGAAAGTTTTTTGTTTAAGAATTAGAGTTAAAAATGAGATTTTATGTATTGTCAAAAAACTTGTTTTTGTTCAAATAGTTTTGTCAGCATATAAAAATAATCCATTAGTAAAATACTTTGGGATTTTAAGTAAAAGAAATGAAATTAATGATACAAATAAACTTGATTTTGGGGAATATAAAGATTTTTTAAACAGTCGAAAAAAGTTTATATAATTTTAAATGAGTTTGAGCATAATTTTTAAGAAAATAAAAGAGGGCGTGATTTTATGAGAAAAAAAGCTGTTCCTGTGGGAATTGAAGATTTTAAAGAGTTGATACAAGATGAATATTATTATGTAGATAAAACTTTATTAATAGACGAAATGTTAATGAATAAATCGAAAGTTACATTATTTACAAGACCACGTAGATTTGGAAAAACATTGAATATGTCGATGTTGAAATATTTTTTTGATGTAAAAGATAAAGAAGAAAATAAAAAACTTTTTGAAAATTTGAAAGTATCTGATAGTGAATATATGAGTGAACAGGGTAAATATCCTGTAATTTTTGTTTCACTGAAGGATTTGAAAGAAGATACTTGGGAAGAATGTCTTGAAAGCATTAAGGATATTATGTATAAAATTTTTAATGAGTACAGTTTTTTAAGAGAAAAATTAAATATTGTTGAAAAAAGACAGTTTGATAAAATTTGGGAAATAACAGGAAATGAGAGAAATTTTAAAACATCACTCCTAGATTTATCAAATTATTTAAATAAATATTATGGAGAAAAAGTCATAATTTTAATAGATGAATACGATGCTCCAATAATAAATGCTTTTGATAAAGGATATTACAATGAAGCGATAAACTTTTTTCAAACATTTTACAGCTCAGCATTAAAAACTAATAATTCTTTGAAATATGGTGTTTTAACAGGAATAACTAGAATCATAAAAGAAGGGATATTCTCTGGTTTAAATAATCTTTATGTAAATACGATTTTAAGCAAGGATTATTCAGAATATTTTGGACTTCTTGAAAATGAAGTGGTTGAAATGCTTGAGTATTTTGACATGAAATACAAAATTGAAGAAGTTAGAGAATGGTATAACGGATATATTTTTGGAGAAAGCAAAGTGTACAATCCTTGGTCTATTGTAAATTATGTAAGAGAAAAAGAAATCAAGGCATATTGGGCAAATGTTTCAGGGAATACACTTCTAGAAAATATGCTTGATCATGCTGGGGAAAGTGTTTATGATGATTTAAAACGATTTACTGATGGAGAAAGTATTGAAAAATATATTTCAGATGGAACAACGATAAAAAGTCTTTTAAGTAACGACGATGAGATATGGCAATTACTTTTATACAGTGGATATTTGACAAAAGCTAAAAATCAGGAAAAAGAATCTGATTCAAATATTTATAATTTAAAGATACCAAATAAGGAAATACGAAAATATTTTGGTAATATGTTCTTGAACAGATTTTTTGGAACAGAAGTAAAAACTAACATTTTGATAAAAGCGCTTGAAAATGGAGATATTAAGAAATTCGAGAAAACATTGGGAGAAATAATGATAAATATGCTGAGTCATTTTGACTTGGATAAGGAAATGGAGAAGATTTATCAGGTGTTTATGATAGGGCTTGTTGGATTTTTGATGGGGAAATATGAGATTATTTCAAATGATGAGAGCGGATATGGAAGATATGACCTTGCAATGATTCCAATAAAAAGCAATGAGAAGGCGTATCTTATGGAATTTAAAATATCGAAGACGAAAAAGGGGATGGAAGAGAGAGCACAAAAAGCTTTGAAACAGATTGATGAGAAGAAATATGATACGAAATTGAAGGCAAGAGGGATAAAGAATATTTTGAAGATTGGGGTTGCATTTTATGGGAAAGAAGTGAAGGTTGTTTTTAAATAGAGGTTTAAAGTAAGATAACAGAGAGGTCAATGTGGAACTTGAAATCAAAAGTAAAAAAATAGACTATCATTATAGTGAATTTAGAATGTTGCTAATTGCATATATTTGTGTATACTTTATGAGTACTATATTTATTTTTTTTATAAAAAGTGATAAAAAATATTATTATATTTTATTAATTAATGCTGTTTTTGTCATGATATTTTATATATTTATAGTTATATTACAAATTTTTTTAAGATTATTAATAAAATTAAAAAGAAAGAAAATAATATTTTCAGAAAATTATTTAGAAATTTTTTTTGGAACAGAAAGTAAAAAAATAGACTATGATAAAATAGAAATGATTTTTCTGAGAAAAAATTTATTGAATTCAGCAGATATAATAATAAATTTTCCAACCAATAATACAAGTTTATTTAATAGGCAAGAAGAATTATTTAAAGACGATAAAAATAGTATAGTGATAAGTAATGTTATTAATTATGAAAAAATATTTAAAGAATTAAAACAAAGATTATTTTTCTTTGAAAGTAAAAATGAAAAAATTTTAGAATATAAAAGTTTTATCGAAAATAAAATAGTAATAATATTTTTAATATTATTATTTTATTTTTCTATAAAATAAAAATATCAATATGTTTAATTATTATGTTATTCGTTAAAATAAAAGGTATAATTATAAAATCAATTATTTAAATAACGACCAAATAAAAATTTTTAATGCGAATAAAGAAATTTATATAAAAAAAAATAACTATTTTTTTGACAAAGATGACTTAAAATTAAAAATTAAAAATATTGATAGAATTTTATTGCCGAGTAATTTAGTGTTTTTACCTATGCATTATAAAATAAAGAGATAAAAAAATGAAAAATATAAAAGAAATTTATAACCAAAAAATGAGAAAAATGTTTACAAAAAATATGAAAAAAATATTTACTAAAGATATGTTAAAAAAATATGATGAAAATATGTTAAATGTATTGAAAGAAGTTGGGGTAGATATATTAAATGTAAATTATGAAGAAGCAAATAAAAAAATAGTGAATATTAATAAACAAGAAATATATGAAATAATATGGAATATGGCTGATATTACAGAAAGTTTCACTTTTTATGGATTTTCACAGTATATGTATAAAAAAACAGAAAATGTAATTTGGTTAAATTTGTCAGCAAGTTTGCTATCATTTACATTTTGCTGTGTAGAAGGAGCTTATGCTGTTGGTATTTTTCATGCTAGAGAAGCAGTAAAAATTGAAAAAAATCTTGAAAATTTAGTGACTTTATTAAGTTTTTATGGACTTCTAGAACATTTAATGGACGATGAAGAGGCAGAGAAAGTAGCAAAAGAGATTTTAGAGTTAGATAAGAATAATGAAAGAGCGATTTATGTATTGAATGAAATTTTAAATTCTAAAAAAGAATAACTAGAGAAAGAAATTTTATGTATATTGAGTTTAATTATATCAAATTCGCCCATATAACTCCTACAATCTAAAATTTTTATTTATGGCATTTATACCAAAAATTGATTTTTTGAACTGCATGAATGTTATGTGAGCTTTTTAGAGAATATTTTTCAGTTATATGATGATATTTTCTGAACTATTTTTCAAAATTTTTGAAACTGTCAAAAGTAAAGTCTTGAACATAGCTATAAAGAGAGAAAACAAAAAATCATAGAAAAACTAATCCAGACAGAGTTAAAAGTGCACAAGAAAGATATGAAGAAGCTAAAAAAGAGTACAAAGAATTGAAATCAAAAACTAATAAGACAAAGGAAGATAAAGAATTGTTAGATAAAGCGGAAGGAAAAATGAAAGATGCCTTAGATGACATGTCAAAATCAGCGGAACATTCTCGTGCAGGAAAAGGACAATCTAATAAAGGAGGTGTAAAAGTAAAAGAAGATGATGTTAAAAATTTATATAAATAAAACATACGGAATAAATGGAATAAGTAAAATTTCATTAAAAAAAGTAATAAAAGAATTTTCTTTTCCAAATGATATAAATATAAATTTAAGCGATGATAGAATTTCAATAAATATTAATTTGATATATAGTAATTTTAGAATTTTTTATACATTGTATTTTTATGTTGAAAATCTTAATATTCCAGAATTTCAAACTTTAACTTTCGCATTAGAAAGTTTATATTTTGATGATAAAAACAAAATAAGAATAGGTGATGAAATAAGAAAAACACTTCCAAAAATAAAAAAATATTTAAAAAGAAATAAAAAGAATACAAATTTTGAATACGATGAAGATATGTACACAGGGAGATATTTGTTTGATAATGGAAAGATTGATATATTTTTAAAAAAAAATAAAAAAAGAAAAATTATTCATAATATAATGATAAGATTACCTTATGAAGATATTTTGCCGGAAAATAAAGAAGTTTTAAAAGAAATAAAAGATATTATAGAAATAAAAAATAAAATTGATAATTTCTTTTGGAAATAAAGAAATACCTTTACAAGAAAATACGATTTGTTAAATTTATTTCTTTTTAGAAGAATACTATACTATGAATAATCAATATACTAATTTTTAAAAGTTTTATCTCAAATAAAACAAAGGGTGTGTAAAAATTTTTGTGTAAACCTCTAAATAATATATGGTAAAATAACTGTATAATATTTGGAGGTTTTTGTTATGGCTAAAAAGAAATTTTTCTGTTAAAATATAGTTATAGAAATATTTAATAATCTGAACAGAAAAAGTGAAAATTGATTATAAATAGAGGTTTAAAGTAAGGTGTGGAAATGATGTTAGGAAAATACAATCAAGATGGAATTTCTTATATAGAGGCTGCTGGTAATGAACATACATATTTTAATTTAGGAGATAAAGGATGGAATGAAGCATTAAATAAAGTTGGGGAATCGAATATGTGGGAAATAAATAAGAAATTTTTAGAACGACAATTACAGCAAGGAAAAAGTTTTTATCTCTCGCATGATCCTATGAAAGCAAGTGGATATTTTCAAAAAGAAGTAAATTTTTTAAAAGATAATGGTTTTAAATTTATAAAAGATGGAGAATTCTGGAAAGCGGTGAAACAATAATGATTATAAAAGACTGTAGTGAAGCAAAAAAAATATTTTTACATTATAATGGAAGTTATTTTCATATGCAAAGAGAGGAGTATCTTGATCAATATATGAAATTTAATATTTCAAAAAAAGAAGAAAGAAAATGGTTAAAAGAAAAAGTAGAGAAAATACTATCAACAATAAGTGAAGTGAAGAATATAAACTTAAAATATGATAAATACTGGAATATTCTATATATATTAACTGAAACTTTAGAAGATAATCATCTTTTAGATAAAACAATAAGTGCGTTTGAAAAAGATTTAAAATATCTAGATATATTTTCAATTAACATGATATTGGAAATGATTCATGATAATAAAAAAATATGGAAAAATTTTAAAAAGAAATTAAAAAAAATAATACAAAATAATGATATAAGTAAAAATGAAATTATATCGAAAGAACATAATAAATTAAAGGGAACTCAGTTTTTGACAGAAGATAAAGTAATAAAAAAATATAGAGAAATTTTATCTAAATTACAAAGTTAAATATTAAAATTTTTTTT
The DNA window shown above is from Leptotrichia wadei and carries:
- a CDS encoding lipopolysaccharide kinase InaA family protein gives rise to the protein MEEKKYEVNRKYDEKTLVNVLKNFDKAGEYVVEPGRNEIKRFEIDFENNLENVNLKRKKHNKIDDLKNKKMINVKKFKRKDFITNFFYKFKGSKAKRSYEYAKKLLEYKIKTPEPIAYFDDFVNENNKKNSYYISEELKYDFTCREVFWPEDIEEEKAKQGENYKISEEMERMFAKVEKNREKIIKQFARFSFNLHENGVEFEDYSPGNVLIKDKSGNYEFYLVDLNRMKFNVKLNLNRRMKNVSRMMENEKIAKIFADEYAKCYKQREETVFRFLRYYIRKHKRYVDFMDITRPFRNIFKRKK
- the mnmG gene encoding tRNA uridine-5-carboxymethylaminomethyl(34) synthesis enzyme MnmG; protein product: MKNYDVIVVGAGHAGVEAALAAARYGLKTALFTIYLDNIAMMSCNPSVGGPGKSHLVSELGMLGGEMARHIDNYNLQLKNLNHTKGLASRITRAQADKYWYRIKMREIIEKQENLELVQGIVVDLTVEDKKVMGVEDNLGIKYGAKAVVLCTGTFLGGEYVMGDVKYSSGRQGEPASVDLPDRLAEYGFELDRYQTATPPRIAKSSIDFSKMQELKGEDKPRYFSYETKKEYNSTLPTWLTFTTPETIRVGQEMLKYSPIVTGVVSTKGPRHCPSLDRKIMNFPEKTNHQIFLEQESVESDEIYINGFTTAMPPFAQEAMLKTISGLENAKIVRYGYAVEYNFVPAHQLKLTLETKVLDGLYTAGTINGTSGYEEAACQGFIAGVNAARKILGKKEIVIDRSEGYIGVLIDDIINKKTPEPYRVLPSRAEYRLTLRQDNVFIRLLEKSKEIGLLNAEKLVELENTCFEIENEIERLKKITVYPTKENNEKLLEIVEKQSQSENVEIEKNSKNSMNSPVSAFEFLARKEINYDNLSEFVETVELSDLAKEQVEINAKYNVFIEREKAQIEKFKKLEKMVIPEDFDYESVKGLSNIAISGLVYGKPETIGQASRISGVTYNDISLLIAILKN
- a CDS encoding spherulation-specific family 4 protein gives rise to the protein MKKIFLIVGIMLGINGFSSENIDNNAKMKQSVIAATYTYPDGKNLFWDDILALGKDKVPYVLINPDNGAGKKIEMNYVTQIKKNKEAGIKNIAYISTNYQKRNIEKVKDEVDRYLEFYGRDNINGFFFDEIASDTLQQVNYMKEIFDYVKGKSKSNLVIANPGAPITDAISTYADIFVTSEVSANVYINKFEKPKSDFEKNEVNVKHIWHIVHSANPKEYARIIRLSRERNAGWLMITDDVMPNPYDREPSRFMEMVNMINK
- the recF gene encoding DNA replication/repair protein RecF (All proteins in this family for which functions are known are DNA-binding proteins that assist the filamentation of RecA onto DNA for the initiation of recombination or recombinational repair.), with product MYLDQISFNNFRCLVDGKLKFDRYFNLIYGRNGQGKTSLIEAVYFLATGKSFRTKKVKEVRKYNLNRLIVFGKYQHKDFSENVIAIDVNEDRRDFYIDREKNKYINYVGLLNIISFIPEDIELIVGNPGVRRSFFNYEISQAKREYLQSIVNFEKILKVRNKLIKEKKTGEEIYKIYNEKFIEEGLNIVLNRREFIKKLSILLNLNYRKLFDENSELKLKYDCFLGDVEKKTREELKGNFELMCKRKSEREKFLGYSLLGPQKDDFIFELNGKNAKAYSSQGEKKSIIFSLKISEIDILIKEKNEYPIFIMDDIASYFDEVRKKSILNYFLNKKIQCFITSTEDLGIEGKKFIVERGKVTAE
- a CDS encoding tetratricopeptide repeat protein, whose product is MYIKELLKEADKSMENYKYDDALVYLKSVLEIDESNYSALMTLSKIYTDFGMFEEAKEYAEKLYKKYPESKDTLFTLGFVYQSLGRLKKAISLYKKFLDIEKNYFVYLNMGMSYALLKYYRKAIENINIAIEMEPESSEAYVEKGDCLTMMGKYDEAISEYEKLLNSKFNEVEEFSLYARMGDTMAYANNIKEVIKYYNIAINCENVEDYVFEDYFEILFRAEQYEEIRLLLLNYENATNENKELSRIKMLNLQGRFFVKIADYENAQKVCDKMIILEPENFRHYVNLSYVLELQHKYDEALECVDKLGKIMEDKEFSKELKKRIRKNKRKFERESKKNSEK
- a CDS encoding DciA family protein, which produces MEGIRELKSLALEAIEKKSSLLKNEKYIFLKIKRNWKQIVNGPIGEKTNPKGLFNKNLVVVINDNVIYHTTIMCAEVIREKINTFLNGEFVESIEFMKVNYKVKRDLLDELIENEENRGTIRVGEIPRGNIGKKKINVESENKITEKIKDIVLSPEEIKEIHRNIDKIDKKYEDIARSLEKVAIKLKKREKYLKSIGYVECEKCKILFLQESNEKLCFECRMNEKNWKFQKISNLIKDNPYISEKQAVRIANTDKSTYYKARDILAQQTYNDMLYYCVEKNKEISVNGDYEFEIRSESREDVEKFIKNYVDYKIGSDNEEVFKIERKAVLRRLKRDVRFRLENSRRY